The Rhodoferax ferrireducens T118 DNA segment GGGGCCCTGGTGAACGCCACACGCAAAAAGTTTCGGGGTACGTTGGAGCGCACGCAAAGCAGCAACGGCGAGTCAGGGGTGGTGCCGGGTTGGCAAATCGTCTGGAGCGATGCGCCCGAGGTCAAGCCCGGCCAAAGAGTCAGTAAAAAAAGATTGCCCGCGCCGCTGCAGGCGCTGGGTTTTACGCTTGACGAGTTGAAAGAGGCGCGCCTGGCGCCAATTGTCAGTTTTAAGGGTCGAGGTGCCAAGGCTGGCACTGAGCCGAATTTGGATTGAATTGAAACAGGAGAGTCATGGCATGAATCGCGAAATGTTAATGCTGGTAGAAGCCATATCCCGTGAAAAAAACGTGGAGCTTGATGTGGTGTTTGGCGCAGTTGAAGCGGCGCTGGCGCAGGCAACAAGAAAGATTTACCCCGGTGATGTCGACATCCGGGTGGCGCTTGACCGCGACAGTGGCAACTACGAAACATTTCGTCGTTGGCATGTGGTGCCCGATGAGGCGGGCTTGCAGTTGCCCGACCAGGAAATCCTGTTGTTTGAAGCCAAAGAACAGATTCCCGACATCGAGGTCGACGAATACATCGAAGAAACGGTCGAGTCGCTGCCGATTGGCCGTATTGGCGCCATGGCGGCCAAGCAGGTCATCCTGCAAAAAATCCGCGACGCCGAGCGTGAAATGCTGCTCAATGACTTCATGTCGCGTGGCGACAATATTTTTGTTGGCACCGTCAAGCGCATGGACAAAGGCGACCTCATCGTCGAGTCAGGCCGCGTTGAAGGCCGCCTGCGTCGCACGGAGATGATCCCGAAAGAAAACTTGCGCGTTGGTGACAGGGTTCGCGCCATGATCATGGAAGTCGATCTGACCTTGCGTGGTGCGCCGATCATTCTGTCGCGCTCGGCGCCTGAATTCATGATCGAGCTGTTCCGTCAGGAAGTGCCCGAGATTGAGCAGGGCTTGCTGGAGATCAAATCCTGCGCCCGTGATGTCGGTTCCCGCGCCAAGATCGCCGTGTTGTCGCATGACAAGCGGGTCGATCCGATTGGCACTTGTGTTGGGGTCCGTGGTACCCGCGTCAACGGTGTCACCAACGAGTTGGCGGGCGAGCGCGTTGATATCGTGCTGTGGAGCGAGGACCCGGCCCAGTTTGTGATCGGGGCGCTGGCCCCGGCCAACGTGTCGAGCATTGTGGTGGACGAAGAGCGCCATGCCATGGATGTGGTGGTCGACGAGGAGAATCTGGCGATCGCGATCGGCCGGGGCGGCCAGAACGTGCGCCTGGCCTCCGAGCTGACCGGCTGGAAGATCAACATCCTGGATGCGGCCGAGTCGGCCCAGAAACAAGCGAGCGAAACCGATTCGGGTCGCAAGCTGTTCATGGAACACCTCGATGTGGACGAAGAAATCGCCGATTTGCTGATTGCCGAAGGCTTTACCAGCCTGGAGCAGGTGGCTTACGTGCCGCTGGAAGAAATGCTCGAAATCGAGAGCTTCGACGAAGACACAGCCAACGAATTGCGCACCCGTGCCAAGGATGCGCTGTTGACCATGGAAATCGCGCATGAAGAGAGTGTGCAGGCGGTTTCGCTGGATTTGCGCGACCTGCAGGGCCTCACCCCTGAGCTGATTGCCAAGCTGGCAACAAGCGGCGTTAACAACCTGGACGACCTGGCTGACCTGGCCGTTGACGAATTGACAGAAATCACCGGCCAGTCTGCGGACGATGCCAAGACCTTGATCATGAAGGCGCGCGAACATTGGTTTACCAATGACGCCGCTTCTCAAGAGTAATGGTCATGAAAGGTTACCCAACAAATGTTCAGTACGACAGTCGCCGAGTTTGCAAACGAACTCAAAAAATCAACCGCTACGCTGCTTGAGCAGCTCAAATCGGCGGGCGTTGCCAAAACGGCAGCTTCCGACAAGCTTAACGACGCTGACAAACAGCGTCTATTGAGTTACTTGCAGTCCACCCATGGCGCGGCGGGCGCCGAGCGCAAAAAAATCACCTTGGTCAAGAAGTCGACCACCGAAATCAAGCAGGCGGATGCCAGTGGCAAGGCGCGCACCATTCAGGTCGAAGTGCGCAAGAAACGCACCTTCATCCGGCGCGACGATGGCGTAGAGGTGAGCGCGGAGGCTCCCGCGCTTGAGACCGAACAGGAAGTCGAGGCCGCGCCGCAGGTCGACAACCTTGAGTTGGCACGCCGGGAAGAAGAAGCGCGCCGTCAGGCTGAGTTGATTCGACGTCAGGAAGAAGAGCTGTCTGAGCGCAGGCGTCAGCGTGAAGAGCAGGAAGCGCGCTCACGTGAAGCATCTGAAAAGGCTGCGGCAGTAGCCGCAGAAGCTGCAGAAGCCGCAGCAGCACAAGCGCTCAAGAAAAAAAGCAAGCCGGTGGCGCCCGAGCAACCGGCGCCAAATCCGACTGAAATTGAAACTGCCAAGGTTTTGGCTGCAGCGGAAAAAGAGCAACACCTGGCCAAAGAAAAAGGGCTGGCACGCGAAAAGGAATTGGCGGAGTCCAAGGCTCGGGCGGCTGAAGATGTGGTTCGTGCCGCTGATCTGGGGGACCGTCGACGCAAGGCAGAGAGCGAAGCGGCTGCCATTCGCCTGATGATGTCCTCGCCGGCCAAAAAAGCGCCGCCTCCACCCAAGAAGCCGGAAGAAGTCAAGCCGGCCATGAAGGGGACGCTGCACAAACCAGCTGCTGGCGCCGTGCCTGCGAAACCGGCCAAGCCTGGGGCACCTGGTGCACCTGGTGCACCGGCGGCCGGAGCCGCTGCGGGCGCTGGCAAAGAAGTCAAGTCAGCCAAGCTGTCCAGCAGCTGGGCCGGCGATCCAGCGAAGAAAAAAGGTATTCCCACCCGTGGCGCCACAGCGGCACCGGGGGCGGGTCGCAGTACCAATTGGCGCGCCCCGGCTCGTGGCGGCAGACGCGGCAGCAGTGATCGCGACCGCGATGACCATCGGGTGCAGGCGGCGCCGGTTGAGCAGCGTGTGATTGAGGTGCATGTGCCGGAGACCATCACGGTGGCCGAGTTGGCGCACAAGATGGCCGTCAAGGCGTCCGAGGTGATCAAACACCTGATGAAACTCGGCCAGATGGTCACCATCAACCAGCCCCTGGACCAGGACACCGCCATGATTTTGGTGGAAGAAATGGGTCACAAGGCGATTGTGGCGGCGCTGGACGATCCAGAAGCATTTACCGTCGATGAAGTGTCTCAGCAGCAGTCCGAGTCGCTGCCACGTGCACCGGTGGTCACCGTCATGGGTCACGTTGACCATGGCAAAACCTCCTTGCTGGACTACATTCGTCGTGCCAAGGTCGCCACGGGCGAAGCCGGTGGCATTACCCAGCACATTGGCGCTTACCACGTGGAAACCGATCGCGGCATGATCTCCTTCCTGGATACCCCCGGTCACGAAGCCTTTACGGCCATGCGGGCCCGGGGCGCCAAGGCCACCGACATCGTCATTCTGGTAGTTGCCGCCGACGACGGTGTGATGCCGCAAACCAAAGAAGCCATCAAGCACGCACGGGCGGCCGGTGTGCCGATCGTGGTCGCCATCAACAAGATCGACAAGCCCGATGCCAACCCCGAGCGCGTCAAGAACGAGCTGGTGGTCGAAGAAGTGGTGCCCGAGGAATTTGGCGGTGACTCGCCGTTTGTCCCCGTGTCGGCCAAAACCGGTCAGGGTATTGACGCCTTGCTGGAGCAAGTGCTGCTGCAGGCTGAAGTGCTGGAACTCAAAGCACCTGTCGACGCCATGGCCAAGGGCCTGGTGATCGAGGCGCAGTTGGACAAGGGCCGTGGCCCGGTGGCCACCGTGCTGGTGCAATCGGGCACTCTCAAGACCGGCGACATTGTGCTGGCGGGTTCGACCTATGGCCGCGTGCGCGCCATGCTGGACGAAAACGGCAGAACCATCAAGACGGCAGGCCCTTCGATTCCGGTCGAAATCCAGGGTCTGACTGAAGTGCCGCAAGCCGGCGACGAGTTCATGGTGATGGCCGATGAGCGCCGTGCCCGTGAAATTGCCACTTACCGCGCGGGCAAGTTCCGTCACACCAAACTGGCCAAGCAACAGGCTGCCAAGCTCGAGAACATGTTTACCGACATGGCCGCGGGCGAGGTCAAGATGGTGCCGATCATCATCAAGGCCGATGTGCAGGGTTCCCAGGAAGCGCTGGCGCAGTCCTTGCTCAAGCTCTCGACCGACGAAGTCAAGGTGCAACTGGTCTACACCGCGGTGGGTGCCATCAGCGAGTCGGATGTGAACCTGGCGATTGCCTCCAAGGCCGTCATCATTGGTTTCAACACCCGCGCCGATGCCGGCGCGCGCAAGCTGGCCGAGAACAATGGCGTGGACATTCGTTACTACGACATCATCTATGACGCCGTGGATGAGCTCAAGCTCGCCATGTCGGGCATGTTGACGCCGGACAAGAAGGAAGAAGTCATTGGTACCGCCGAAATTCGCCAGATTTTCAAGGTGTCGAAAATTGGCTCGATTGCTGGCTGTATGGTCACTGCCGGCGTCGTGCGGCGCACCGCGCGGCTGCGTTTGCTGCGCGACAACATGGTCATCTTCACGGGTGAACTCGACTCGCTCAAGCGCTTCAAGGACGATGTCAGGGAAGTGCGTGAAGGCTTTGATTGCGGTTTGAATATCAAGAACTACAACGACATCCAAGAGGGTGACGTGCTGGAATTCTTTGAAATTCGCGAAGTCGCGAGAACGCTTTGATGTTGCTGTGATGGACCCGACGTAAATCGTGCGTAAAAAGTCAAAAACCCCCAACCGCGCCTTCAAGGTCGCCGATCAGATCCAGCGGGATCTGACCGAGCTGATTGCGCGCGAGCTCAAAGATCCGCGGGTGGGTATGGTGACGATCCAGGCGGTGGAAGTCACGCCTGACTATGCGCACGCCAAGGTGTACTTCAGCCTGCTGGCGGGAGATCCCAAAGCCTGTACGGAAGGACTGAATCAGGCTGCCGGCTTTTTGCGGGCGGGCCTGTTCAAGCGGCTGCACATTCATACCGTGCCCACACTGCATTTTTTGTTTGACCAAACGACCGAGCGCGCCGCCGACATGAACGCCTTGATTGCGCGTGCTGTTGCCTCTCGCGCCAAAGAGGATTGATCCGATGAATGCGCCGCGTGCACGGGTTGCCAGGCGCCCCGTGCACGGGGTGCTGTTGCTGGACAAGCCTTTGGGACTGTCGAGCAATGACGCCTTGCAAAAAGCCAAGTGGCTGTTGCGGGCTGAGAAGGCCGGCCACACCGGCACGCTCGATCCACTGGCCACGGGTCTGTTGCCGCTGTGCTTTGGTGCCGCCACCAAGTTCAGCCAGCTTCAGCTGGATGCGGACAAAACGTACGAGGCGGTGGCGCGGCTGGGTGTGAAAACAAGTACTGGCGACGCCGAGGGCGAGCTCATTGAAGAGCGGTCGGTGAAGGTGACAGAGCAAGACCTGAGTGATGTGGCGATACGCTTCACCGGGCTGATTCGGCAGATACCGCCGATGCACAGCGCCTTGAAAAAAGACGGCAAGGCCCTGTACGAATACGCGCGGGCCGGTATCGAGGTGGAGCGGGAAGGTCGTGACGTCACAATTTATAAGCTAAATATGGCTCTAGCCCCCGTGGATACTGAATATTTAACTATTAAAATGATAGTTAAATGCAGCAAAGGCACTTACATCCGGACCCTGGCTGAGGATATCGGTGAAGCCCTGGGATGCGGCGCGCATCTGACGGCGCTACGCCGGGTTGAGACGGGTGGCTTCGATGTGGCGCAGTGTGTGACGCTGGCGGCATTGGAGGCGATGACGGATGAAGAGAGATTGAGCCAGCTGCTGCCGGTGGAGTCGCTGCTGAGCGAGCACACGGTCGTCACGCTGGACACTGAAAATGCAGGGCGGTTCCTGAGCGGCTTGCGCCGCCGGGGAAATTGGCCTGACAACGGGCAAGTTGCCGTTTATGGCGAAAAACCGCGTGCCTTATTGGGCACTGGCCATGTTGTGGCAGGTGAGTTGATACCAGGGCGGCTATTGAGTCCGCTTGAGATTGAGAAAATAGTGGGAGATTGCGAATCGGGGTCCAGCGTGCTGCACGCAGCCCCGCCCTCAGCCCTCCAGACGACAGACTTTGACGAGATTTAAGAGAAAGTGAACTATGTCCCATAAGCAAATCCGAAACATCGCCATCATCGCTCACGTCGATCATGGCAAGACCACCATGGTCGACCAATTGCTGCGCCAGTCTGGCACCTTTGCCGAGCACGAGAAGGTGGTTGACACCGTGATGGACAACAACGCCATCGAAAAAGAGCGTGGCATCACGATCCTGGCCAAGAACTGCGCCGTGACCTGGCAAGGCACACACATCAACATCGTTGACACCCCCGGTCACGCCGACTTCGGCGGCGAGGTGGAACGCGCATTGAGCATGGTCGACGGCGTGGTGCTGCTAATCGATGCGCAAGAAGGCCCCATGCCCCAAACGCGTTTTGTGACCAAAAAGGCCCTGGCCTTGGGACTCAAGCCAATCCTGGTGGTGAACAAGGTGGACAAGCCCGGTGCGCGCCCCCAATGGGTGGTCAACGCCGCGTTTGATTTGTTCGACAAGCTCGGCGCCACGGATGAACAGCTGGATTTTCCCGTGGTCTATGCCTCCGGCATCAACGGCTGGTCGTCGCTGGAAGAGGGCGGTCAGGGTGAACAGTGGGGTCCCGACATGTCGGCCCTGTTCAATACCATTCTCAAGCATGTGCCGCACCAACAGGGTGACCCTGCAGCGCCACTGCAACTGCAAATTTCGGCGCTCGACTTTTCGACCTTTGTGGGCCGGATTGGTGTCGGGCGCATCAGCCAGGGCACGATCAGGCCCATGATGGACGTGGTCGTGATGGAAGGTCCGGATGGCAAGGCCGTCAAAGGTCGTGTCAACCAGGTGTTGACCTTCCAGGGCCTGGAGCGCGTGCAGACCACGGATGCCGGTCCAGGCGAAATCGTGCTGATCAACGGCCTGGCTGACATCGGCATTGGCGTGACCATCACCGATCCCGTCAATCCGGCACCGCTGCCCATGCTCAAGGTGGACGAACCGACCCTGACCATGAACTTCTGCGTCAACACCAGCCCGCTGGCGGGCCGTGAGGGCAAGTACGTCACCAGCCGCCAGATTTGGGATCGTCTGCAAAAAGAACTGCAACACAACGTGGCCTTGCGCGTGAAAGAAACCGATGAAGAAGGTATCTTTGAAGTCATGGGTCGCGGCGAACTGCACTTGACCATTCTGCTGGAAAACATGCGGCGCGAAGGTTTTGAGTTGGCAGTCAGCAAGCCGCGCGTGGTGCTCAAGGAGGTCAATGGCGAAAAGTATGAGCCGATCGAGCTGGTGACCATCGACGTCGAGGAGCAGCACCAGGGTGGTGTGATGCAAGCCTTGGGCGAGCGCAAGGGCGACCTGATCAACATGGAACCCGATGGCCGTGGCCGGGTCCGTTTGGAATACCGCATTCCGGCGCGTGGTCTGATTGGTTTTACCAATGAATTCTTGAACCTGACGCGCGGCTCGGGCCTGATCTCCAACATTTTTGACAGCTATGAGCCCCACAGGGGTGACATCGGCGGGCGCAAAAATGGCGTACTGATCTCCATGGATGCGGGTGAAATCTTCAACTACGCGCTGGGCAAACTCGATGACCGCGGCCGTATGTTTGTCACGGCCAATGACCCGGTATACGAAGGCATGATTGTGGGCATCCACAACCGTGACAACGATCTGGTGGTCAACGCCACGCGCACCAAACAGCTGACCAACTTCCGCGTCAGTGGCAAGGAAGATGCGATCAAGATCACCCCGCCGATTCAATTGACGCTGGAATACGGCGTGGAATTCATTGAAGACGACGAACTGGTCGAAATCACGCCCAAGTCGATTCGCCTGCGCAAGCGTTATCTGACTGAGAGCGAGCGCAAGCGGGCGGGTCGCTAATTTCCGATTAACGACGCGTGAGGCTCACCCACAACCGGGCTGTTCTCTTGATGGTGGCGGTGACCCTGATGTGGTCCATCGCCGGGGTGGTCACGCGCCATTTGGAGCAGGCCCGCAGTTTTGAGGTGACCTTTTGGCGCAGCTTCTTCACGGTGCTGTCGTTGCTGGTGATCCTGCCGCTTTTTCTCGGGCGTGGCGTTTTCAGCCGGATGCGCAGCGGCGGCTCAGCACTGTGGATTTCCGGCGTCTGTTGGTCCGGCATGTTCACTTTTTTCATGCTGGCGATCACGCTGACCAGCGTTGCCAATGTGTTGATTACCATGGCGCTGGGGCCCTTGTTCACGGCGCTGGCCGCGCGCCTGTTCATTGGTCACCGCATTGCTTTGCGAACCTGGGTCGCCATTGTGGTCGCCGGCGGCGGCATTGCCTATATGTATGGCAGCCAGATCACGCAAGGTGGCAGCCTGCTCGGCACCTTGGTGGCTCTGTGTGTCCCCATCTCCGGCGCCGCCAACTGGACCGTCACGCAACATTCCCACGCGCAAGGACACGACGTCGATCTGATTCCGGCTGTGTTGATCGGCGCCGTGCTCTCATCCCTGGTGACCCTGCCCATGGCTTTGCCTTTTCAGGCCTCGGCGCACGATCTGGTCTTACTGGCCGGGCTGGGCTTGGTGCAACTGGCTATTCCCTGTGCACTGGCGGTGCTGTGCACCCGGGTGCTGAAGGCGCCTGAAGTGGCGCTGCTGGGCTTGCTGGAAGTGATTTTTGGCATTTTGCTGGCCTGGGTCGGCGCGGGCGAGGTGCCGGGCCCCAATGTGCTGTTGGGCGGTACGCTGGTGATCGGGGCATTGGCAGTCAATGAACTGATTGGATGGAGAAACCGCGCATGACGAACGCTGGACTGAATGTACAAAACCCTGCAGCAAGCGATGAGGCAGCCCTTGTGCTGAGCGAGGTACGCGGCCAGGTTGGCTTCATCACGCTGAATCGGCCCAAAGCCCTGAACGCCTTGTCGCTGCCCATGATCCGCGCCTTGACCCAATGCCTGCTGGCTTGGCGCGGTGACGCTCGGGTCAAGGCGGTGGCCATTCGCGGCAACAGCAAAACCGGCCCTTTTGGCGCCTTTTGCGCCGGTGGTGACATCCGTTTTTTTCATCAGGCTGCGCTGGCGGGTGATCCTGAGCTGGAAGACTTCTTCACCGAGGAATACAGGCTCAATCATTTGATCCACACCTACCCCAAGCCCTCAATGGCCTTCATGGATGGCATTGTCATGGGCGGTGGCATGGGCATTGGTCAGGGCACCAAGATCCGCATCGTCACGGAACGTACCAAAATGGCCATGCCGGAAACCAACATTGGCTTGTTCCCGGATGTGGGTGGTGGCTATTTTCTGAGCCGCTGCCCGGGGCATACCGGCGAATGGTTGGCCTTGACCGGGGAAACCCTTGGCGCCGCCGCGGCGCTGACGCTGGGTCTGGCCGATGTCTGTTTTGACGCCACCCAGTTGTCGTCAGCTTGGGAAGCTTTGGCCCAGCTGGACTTTGATCGCGATACAGCCATCGATTCCTGGACTGCTATGTATTCAATAGCTGATGCCGCTTATTCCATGGGGGCTAGAGGCCAAATTGATCAATATTTTGGACTGGACTCTGTGGTCGCCATGGTGCAGGCGCTGGAGGCTGCTGACGACGAGTGGTCGCAACGCACTGCCGCCACTTTGCGCCAGCGCTCACCGGTGATGTTGCAAGTGACGCTGGAACAGATTCGCCGCGCCCGCTCCTTGAGCCTGGCTGATGACCTGCGCATGGAGCGCGACATGGTGCACCACTGTTTTGCCCCCCGGCATCTGGGGCGCAGCGCCAACCAGAGCGAGACGGTCGAAGGCATCCGGGCGTTGGCTGTGGACAAAGACAACACGCCGCACTGGAACCCGGTCCGAATTGAAGACGTGACCCCGGCGATGGTGGCGCCATTTTTCACCAGCCCGTGGACGCCTCAGGCCCACCCGTTGCGTGAGTTGAGATAGTCGCTGATCACACTCAGCCCGTTGTCAAGTTTTTTTCCAAAAAAAAGGGCTGATCTTGCGACCAGCCCTTAAGGAGTCCCTGAACCTGTTGGTTTCGAAAGGACCCGAGGAGACAACCAGTAAAAAACTAAATGTTTTTCATAAATCCAACTGGTATGAAGTATCTCAGGGTTTGCCCTAAGTTTTGTAGAGATGTTGCTCCAGAAAGACGATTTATCTCTAACTTACTTCACAAGTTTTATTAATTAACGCTTTTTGCCGGCGGGCTTGGCTGCATTCACAGCGGTCGCTGAAACTGCGTTGAAGTTGGCTTCAGCCACTTCAGTTGCTTGCTGAACCGCTTTTTGCACTGATTCCATTGCGTTGCTGGCTGCAGCTACGGCGCTTTTCATGACGGCAACAGCCGACTCAGAGCCAGCCGGTGCGTTCTTGGCGACGTTGTCCACCAAACCCATGAACTTTTGTTGCGCTTCGGCAGTCTGGGCTTCAAAAGCCTTGCTGAATTCAGCGCTGGAGCCGGTCGCGATGTCATACAGATGGCGGCTGTAGGCGGCTGTTTTTTCAGCCAACGGTTGCATCAGGCTCGATTGCAGCGCCAGCAGCTCTTGTGCATCTTTTGCGCTCAAAAAGGCTTTGGCAGTTTCGCTGGTTTCGGCCAGGGCTGCTTTGGAAGCGGTCATGTTCAATTCAACGATACGCTCCATACCTTCGAAGGCTTTGGAGGTCAGACCCAACAGGGTTTCGACGTTGGCTTTTTGTGAGGCCAGGACTTGTTCGACGGTCAACATGGTAATTTTCCTTTGAAAGTTAGGATGAAAAATATCTGCCCCGTAACCCTGCTTGAATTTGATTTATGTTGCAGTGCAGCATGTTTCAAATTATAGGGTGATCGCGGGCCCATGCAAGTGTTTTTTGCTGCGTTGCAACAATTTAGAACAAAATTTCTAAAAAGTTCAGTGATTGGGGCCTGACATACGCCTGACATGAAAGCCTTTGCGGAAATGGGCCGCCGCACTGGCAAAATCAGGCCCATGAGTGAAGCCAGATCCGACAAGCCCCAACCCGCGTCGCGCAGTGCCTACAAGGTATTTCGCAGCATCAGCACACGCTGGATGGACAACGATGCCTACGGTCACGTGAACAATGTGGTCTATTACAGCTGGTTCGACACGGCTGTGAATGCCTACCTGATCGAACAGGGCGTGCTTGACATCCACCACGGCGACACCATCGGATTGGTGATTGAAACCCAGTGCAACTACTTCTCGCCCCTGGCCTTTCCGCAGACGGTGGAGGCCGGCATTCGTGTGGCCCGGCTGGGCGCGTCCAGCGTGCGCTACGAGGTCGGCCTGTTTGCGCAGGGTGAGCCTCTGACCGCGGCCAGGGGCCATTTCATTCACGTCTATGTGGACAAGCAAACCCGTCGCCCGGCACCCTTGCCCCTCAATCTGAAAACTGTTCTGGAGACACTGTTATGACCCCATCCGGCCTGGACGCCGCGCTCGTGGACGCCGCCATCAGCTCGCGCATGTCCGCGCGTGCCTTCACTCAAGCGCCGGTGTCGCGTCAGACCCTGACGGCCTTGCTGCAGGTGGCGAGCCGCGCGCCCTCGGGCACCAACACGCAGCCCTGGAGGGTTTATGTGTTGCAGGGGGAGAGTCGTGCTGCCTTGGTGGAGAAGGTATGCGCTGCGCACGACGCCGTGCGCGCCAATCCGGTATTGGCCCATGAATACCGCGAAGAATATGACTATTACCCCGAAAAATGGGTCAGTCCCTACATCGACCGGCGGCGCGAGAACGGCTGGGGCCTGTACAACCTGTTGGGCATTGGCAAAGGGGACAAGGACAAGATGCATTTGCAGCATCAGCGCAATTACAGGTTTTTTGACGCGCCGGTGGGTTTGATGTTCACGTTGGACCGGGTGATGGGCCGCGGCTCGCTGC contains these protein-coding regions:
- the infB gene encoding translation initiation factor IF-2 codes for the protein MFSTTVAEFANELKKSTATLLEQLKSAGVAKTAASDKLNDADKQRLLSYLQSTHGAAGAERKKITLVKKSTTEIKQADASGKARTIQVEVRKKRTFIRRDDGVEVSAEAPALETEQEVEAAPQVDNLELARREEEARRQAELIRRQEEELSERRRQREEQEARSREASEKAAAVAAEAAEAAAAQALKKKSKPVAPEQPAPNPTEIETAKVLAAAEKEQHLAKEKGLAREKELAESKARAAEDVVRAADLGDRRRKAESEAAAIRLMMSSPAKKAPPPPKKPEEVKPAMKGTLHKPAAGAVPAKPAKPGAPGAPGAPAAGAAAGAGKEVKSAKLSSSWAGDPAKKKGIPTRGATAAPGAGRSTNWRAPARGGRRGSSDRDRDDHRVQAAPVEQRVIEVHVPETITVAELAHKMAVKASEVIKHLMKLGQMVTINQPLDQDTAMILVEEMGHKAIVAALDDPEAFTVDEVSQQQSESLPRAPVVTVMGHVDHGKTSLLDYIRRAKVATGEAGGITQHIGAYHVETDRGMISFLDTPGHEAFTAMRARGAKATDIVILVVAADDGVMPQTKEAIKHARAAGVPIVVAINKIDKPDANPERVKNELVVEEVVPEEFGGDSPFVPVSAKTGQGIDALLEQVLLQAEVLELKAPVDAMAKGLVIEAQLDKGRGPVATVLVQSGTLKTGDIVLAGSTYGRVRAMLDENGRTIKTAGPSIPVEIQGLTEVPQAGDEFMVMADERRAREIATYRAGKFRHTKLAKQQAAKLENMFTDMAAGEVKMVPIIIKADVQGSQEALAQSLLKLSTDEVKVQLVYTAVGAISESDVNLAIASKAVIIGFNTRADAGARKLAENNGVDIRYYDIIYDAVDELKLAMSGMLTPDKKEEVIGTAEIRQIFKVSKIGSIAGCMVTAGVVRRTARLRLLRDNMVIFTGELDSLKRFKDDVREVREGFDCGLNIKNYNDIQEGDVLEFFEIREVARTL
- the typA gene encoding translational GTPase TypA — translated: MSHKQIRNIAIIAHVDHGKTTMVDQLLRQSGTFAEHEKVVDTVMDNNAIEKERGITILAKNCAVTWQGTHINIVDTPGHADFGGEVERALSMVDGVVLLIDAQEGPMPQTRFVTKKALALGLKPILVVNKVDKPGARPQWVVNAAFDLFDKLGATDEQLDFPVVYASGINGWSSLEEGGQGEQWGPDMSALFNTILKHVPHQQGDPAAPLQLQISALDFSTFVGRIGVGRISQGTIRPMMDVVVMEGPDGKAVKGRVNQVLTFQGLERVQTTDAGPGEIVLINGLADIGIGVTITDPVNPAPLPMLKVDEPTLTMNFCVNTSPLAGREGKYVTSRQIWDRLQKELQHNVALRVKETDEEGIFEVMGRGELHLTILLENMRREGFELAVSKPRVVLKEVNGEKYEPIELVTIDVEEQHQGGVMQALGERKGDLINMEPDGRGRVRLEYRIPARGLIGFTNEFLNLTRGSGLISNIFDSYEPHRGDIGGRKNGVLISMDAGEIFNYALGKLDDRGRMFVTANDPVYEGMIVGIHNRDNDLVVNATRTKQLTNFRVSGKEDAIKITPPIQLTLEYGVEFIEDDELVEITPKSIRLRKRYLTESERKRAGR
- a CDS encoding DMT family transporter — encoded protein: MRLTHNRAVLLMVAVTLMWSIAGVVTRHLEQARSFEVTFWRSFFTVLSLLVILPLFLGRGVFSRMRSGGSALWISGVCWSGMFTFFMLAITLTSVANVLITMALGPLFTALAARLFIGHRIALRTWVAIVVAGGGIAYMYGSQITQGGSLLGTLVALCVPISGAANWTVTQHSHAQGHDVDLIPAVLIGAVLSSLVTLPMALPFQASAHDLVLLAGLGLVQLAIPCALAVLCTRVLKAPEVALLGLLEVIFGILLAWVGAGEVPGPNVLLGGTLVIGALAVNELIGWRNRA
- the rbfA gene encoding 30S ribosome-binding factor RbfA, with product MRKKSKTPNRAFKVADQIQRDLTELIARELKDPRVGMVTIQAVEVTPDYAHAKVYFSLLAGDPKACTEGLNQAAGFLRAGLFKRLHIHTVPTLHFLFDQTTERAADMNALIARAVASRAKED
- the truB gene encoding tRNA pseudouridine(55) synthase TruB, whose product is MNAPRARVARRPVHGVLLLDKPLGLSSNDALQKAKWLLRAEKAGHTGTLDPLATGLLPLCFGAATKFSQLQLDADKTYEAVARLGVKTSTGDAEGELIEERSVKVTEQDLSDVAIRFTGLIRQIPPMHSALKKDGKALYEYARAGIEVEREGRDVTIYKLNMALAPVDTEYLTIKMIVKCSKGTYIRTLAEDIGEALGCGAHLTALRRVETGGFDVAQCVTLAALEAMTDEERLSQLLPVESLLSEHTVVTLDTENAGRFLSGLRRRGNWPDNGQVAVYGEKPRALLGTGHVVAGELIPGRLLSPLEIEKIVGDCESGSSVLHAAPPSALQTTDFDEI
- a CDS encoding phasin family protein; the protein is MLTVEQVLASQKANVETLLGLTSKAFEGMERIVELNMTASKAALAETSETAKAFLSAKDAQELLALQSSLMQPLAEKTAAYSRHLYDIATGSSAEFSKAFEAQTAEAQQKFMGLVDNVAKNAPAGSESAVAVMKSAVAAASNAMESVQKAVQQATEVAEANFNAVSATAVNAAKPAGKKR
- the nusA gene encoding transcription termination factor NusA; translation: MNREMLMLVEAISREKNVELDVVFGAVEAALAQATRKIYPGDVDIRVALDRDSGNYETFRRWHVVPDEAGLQLPDQEILLFEAKEQIPDIEVDEYIEETVESLPIGRIGAMAAKQVILQKIRDAEREMLLNDFMSRGDNIFVGTVKRMDKGDLIVESGRVEGRLRRTEMIPKENLRVGDRVRAMIMEVDLTLRGAPIILSRSAPEFMIELFRQEVPEIEQGLLEIKSCARDVGSRAKIAVLSHDKRVDPIGTCVGVRGTRVNGVTNELAGERVDIVLWSEDPAQFVIGALAPANVSSIVVDEERHAMDVVVDEENLAIAIGRGGQNVRLASELTGWKINILDAAESAQKQASETDSGRKLFMEHLDVDEEIADLLIAEGFTSLEQVAYVPLEEMLEIESFDEDTANELRTRAKDALLTMEIAHEESVQAVSLDLRDLQGLTPELIAKLATSGVNNLDDLADLAVDELTEITGQSADDAKTLIMKAREHWFTNDAASQE
- a CDS encoding enoyl-CoA hydratase/isomerase family protein; translation: MTNAGLNVQNPAASDEAALVLSEVRGQVGFITLNRPKALNALSLPMIRALTQCLLAWRGDARVKAVAIRGNSKTGPFGAFCAGGDIRFFHQAALAGDPELEDFFTEEYRLNHLIHTYPKPSMAFMDGIVMGGGMGIGQGTKIRIVTERTKMAMPETNIGLFPDVGGGYFLSRCPGHTGEWLALTGETLGAAAALTLGLADVCFDATQLSSAWEALAQLDFDRDTAIDSWTAMYSIADAAYSMGARGQIDQYFGLDSVVAMVQALEAADDEWSQRTAATLRQRSPVMLQVTLEQIRRARSLSLADDLRMERDMVHHCFAPRHLGRSANQSETVEGIRALAVDKDNTPHWNPVRIEDVTPAMVAPFFTSPWTPQAHPLRELR